The Martelella endophytica genome contains the following window.
GCCGGAACTGGCTCTGCATGGCCCGCGCCAGGTTCTGCAGGAGAACCGTGGTCGACGGCCCGAAGACGATCTCCTCCGGCCGCGCCGCATTGACGAGATGCATGGCGGCCGTGCGGGCCTCGGCGAGAGCGGCGGCGGCAGACTGCGAGACTGCATAGGAGCCGCCGATCTGGACGTTCTTCTCGAACAGGAAGCCGTTGATGCGCTCGACGGAGCCCTTCAGGATCTGCGATCCGCCGGCATTGTCGAAAAATGCCCAGTCCTGCTTGAGGCCAGGAAACTGGCTGCGCACGAAGTCGATGTCGAGAGAAGGCGATCCGGTCACGGGTGTTACCTCTTTTGTTTGTTGTTCAATGATTGAGAACCGCGCGCAGGAAATCGCGCGTGCGCTGTTCGCGGGGACTGTCGAAGATGTCCGGCGGCGTGCCAGCCTCGACGATCCGCCCGCCATCCATGAAGATGACGCGGTCGGCGACCTGCCGGGCAAAGCCCATTTCGTGGGTCACGACGACCATGGTGACACCGGTCTTTGCCAGATCGCGCATCACATCGAGCACCTCGCCGACCATTTCCGGATCAAGCGCCGAAGTCGGCTCGTCGAACAGCATGACCCGCGGTTCCATGGCAAGGGCGCGGGCGATCGCCACGCGCTGCTGCTGACCGCCGGAAAGCTGGCCGGGATATTTTTCCGCCTGCTCTGCAATCCCCACCCGCTCGAGCAGCTTCAGCGCCTGCACCCGTGCATGGTCGGATGGTGTGCGCCTGACGCGCATCGGCGCGAGCATCACGTTCTTCACCACGGTCATGTGCGGAAACAGGTTGAAGTTCTGGAACACCATCCCGACCTCGGCCCGCACCTGGGCGAGCGACGGACCACGCTCGACGGGCAAGCCATCGATCTCGATGACGCTGTCCTTCGAAAAATCCTCAAGCCGGTTGATGCAGCGAATCAGCGTCGATTTGCCGGAGCCGGACGGGCCGACGACGCAGACGACCTCGCCCTCGGCAATATCCAGGTCGATGCCATGGAGCACCGTGAAGTCGCCGTAAGCCTTGACCAGGCCGCGAACGGAAACAAGCGTGCGGGACGCCATCAGCGCCTCCCTCTGCTGAAGCGTGTCTCAAGCCGCGAAACCACCGCGACCATGGGCCAGAGCAGCACGATATAGATCAGCGCGGCACCGATCAGCGGTGTCGGGTTGGCGGCAAGGGCCTGCGCCTGGGTTGCCTGCTTCAGCAGGTCCGGCATGGCCACGACGGAGGCGAGCGCCGTGTCCTTCAGAACATTGATGCAATTGTTGGTCAATGGCGGGATGACAATCCGGATTGCCTGCGGCAGCACGACATCGACCATGGTGTTGCGCTCGGAAAGCCCGAGTGCAGCCGAGGCCTCGAACTGTCCGCGCGGGATCGCCTCGATGCCGGCGCGAAAGATTTCCGCCGTATAGGCGGCAGAGACCAGCGAAAGGGCGGTGACGGCGGACAGGAAGGCGGAAAGCCGGATGCCGACAAACGGCAGGGCGTAGTAGACGACGATGAGTAGCACCAGCAGCGGTATCGAGCGGAAGATGTCGATATAGCCACGGATGCAGAATGCGATGAACTGCGGCGCATAGAGGCGGGTGACGGCAAGGAGAAGGCCGCCGGCAAGGCCCGCAAGGATGCTGACGATCCCGATTTCGAGCGTCACCAGCAGGCCGCGCAGCAATTGCGGCAGGCTGTCGAGAAACACCCCGACATTCAGGAAGGTATTGATCAGGTCCATGGAAGCTCCGGGGCGGGACCGGTCGCAGCGCTTGCGACCGGCCTGAATGCGGATGGATCGCGGATGCGGCGTTACTTGGCCGCCGGCATATCCAGGACTTCAATGGTCGAGGTGCCGGCCTCCGGCTCCATGCCGAACCAGTTCTCGTAGATTTCGGCGAGCGTGCCGTCTTCCTTCATCGCGGTGATCACGCCGTTGACGTCGGCAGCAAGCGGCGCGTCCTTGGCGAACATGATCGAGTATTTTTCGCCGGTCGGGATGCGTTCGACGACCTTCAGCTCCGGCTTGTCCTTCACGTAGTAAAGCACGGCCGGGATATCCGAGATGTAGCCGTCGATGCGGCCGGCCGCGAGATCGAGCATGGCCGGCGAAAGCCCTTCATAACGGCGAATATCGGAGAAGCCGTACTCGTCCTTGTGTCCTTCCGACCACATGTCACCGGTCGATCCGGTGTCGACACCGACGACCTTGCCATCCATGTCACCAAGCCCGGAAATGCCCGAAGATGTCGTCGCCGACAGCGACTGGTCACTATCGTAATAGGGCTGGGCGAAGGACACGGATTCGAGACGCTTCTCGGTAATCGTGATCGACGAGACCGCCATATCGATGCGGCCCGACTGCACGGCCGGGAACAGGCCGTTGAACGGCGTGTTGACGAATTCGACCGTTTTGTCGAGGCGGTCCGCAATCTCGTTGACCAGATCGACCTCGAAGCCGACGGTCGTGCCGCTGGCGTCCTCGAATTCCCACGGCACGTTGCCGATATTGGCGCCGACGGTCCAGTCGGCGGCTTGCGCGCCGGCAGCGGCAAGCGCCGCCACGGCGGACAGAAGCGTGAGTTTCAGTGCGTATTTCATGTGCTTTCCCCTTGTGTTTATTCGATAACTCCGTCTAGACTGGCTTAACTGGATAAACCGGTCTGACCAGTTAGGCCAATCATGCATGGCTTTTTCCGCTTTGCAAGACGGGCCGCGAAAAAATAGACTGAGGAAACGCAGACCAAGCCCGGGGACCGAATGCTCAACAAGACACTTTTGCCGCAATCGGTCGCACGCCAGCTCCAGGGCATGATACAGTCCGGGCAGCTGGCGGACGGTGAGAAAATCCCCTCCCAGCGCGCGCTCTCGCAGAAATTCGGCATCAGCCGCCCCTCCCTGCGCGAGGCGCTGCTGACGCTCGAAACGCTGGGGCTGGTGAAGACCGAACCCGGCCGCGGCACCTTCGTCACCCGCAACCGCCAGCAGAACGCGGGCGAGGCCGAAGCATGGCGTTATGCCGACAGCTATTCCGTGTTCGACGTGTTCCAGACCCGGATCATGCTCGAAGGCGAAATCGCGCGCCTTTCCGCCGGCCGGCTGACCCACCATCAGCTTGATCTGATGGAGCAGGCGACTGCGACCATGGAGGAGAGCTGGGAGCGGCAGGACCTGATCGCCAATGTCGAGGCCGATCTGGAGTTTCACGGCACCATCGTTTCGGCCTGCGCTAACGCCATGTTGCGGAGCCTCTACGCGGATGTCCGGGACAAGCTGACCGAGACCCAGCGCCAGCCGATCCCGCGCACCGACCCGGAACGCATGAAGGCGTCCGTCGGCGAGCACCGCATCATCATCGCGGCTCTGCGCGCGGGCGATGGCGAGGCCGCCGGCAATGAGATGCAGCAACACATCCGAAACACGGCGCAATGCGCCGGCCTTCGTCCCTGATCCACCGAGACCCCGGACACATCATGAAACTGAAAATCACCGCCGGCCCCTTCGTTTTCGATGCTGTGCTGGAAACCGAAAGCGCCCCCGAAACATGCCGGTCCTTTGCCGCTCACCTGCCCTTCAAGAGCCAGGTCGTGCATGTGCGATGGTCGGGCGAAGGCGTCTGGATACCGCTCGGAACCAAGGATTTCGGCGTCGGTTACGAAAACCACACGAGCTATCCAGCGCCCGGGCAGATCGTTCTCTATCCCGGCGGCATCAGCGAGACGGAAATCCTGCTGGCCTATGGCGGCGTTCATTTTGCCTCGAAGATGGGGCAGCTTGCCGGCAACCACTTCATCACCATCACTTCCAATCTCGACAAACTGGCCGAACTCGGCAAGATGACCCTGTGGGAGGGGGCACAGGACATCGTATTCGAAAGGGCCGGGTGAGGAGACCGGCCTAAAGGAAGCGACCGGACATTGAACCTCAGGCAGCTCGAAATCTTTCACGCGGTGATGGCAAGCGGCACGACCGTGGGCGCGGCAGAAGCGCTCGGCATGTCGCAGCCGGCGGTCAGCAACGCGATCCGGCATCTCGAAAGCGTTGTCGGCTTCGCCCTGTTCGAGCGGATCAGCAACCGGCTGGTGGCGACGGAGGAAGCAAAGCTGCTTTATGCCCGCGCCGAACCGATCTTCCAGCTGCAGCAGACGGTCAACCAGAGCGCGGCCGACATCAAGGCCGGCCATATTGGCCGCATCCGCGTGGTCGCGACGTCGGAAGTGACGGAATCGCTGGTACCGATGGCAATGCGCGAATTCCTGGAGCGTTTCCCGGAGGTCTTCGTGGTGCTCGACACCAAGCCGCTGCACAATGTGCTGGAAGCGGTCGAGGCGGGCATTGCCGATGTCGGCTTCGCCATCGACCCCGGCGAACGGCACTCGCTCATCCTGCAGCCGATCGACGAGTTGCGCACCGTCTGCGTCTGCGCCGCAGACAGTCCGCTTTCAAGCCTGCCCTTCGTCACGCCGCAGGATCTCGCACGTGAGCGGCTGATCTGCCCGCTTTCGGGCACGCGGATCGCCATGCTCCTGGAAGAGGCGTTTCGCAAATCCGCCATTCCCTACGAGCCGAAGGTCGAGGTTCGTTTCCTCAACGCCGCTGCGCGGATCGTACAGGAGGGTTGGGGCGCGGCCCTGCTTGACGAGGTCACCGCTACATCGGGCCATTATTCGGACCTGACAGTCTTGCCGTTCGAGCCGCGCATTCCGCGCCCGCTGACTGCTATCCTGCCGCGCAATCACGCCGTATCGCGGCATTCCCGCGAATTCGTCAAGATTTTCACGCTGACCACCGGGACCCGGATCGCGGAAATCCGCAGCTAGAGCGCCATGCATCCATTCGGATGCACAAAGGACGCTCCAACCTATTGAACCTACGCATCGACCGGAGCGGAGCGAGGATCGATAAGATTATGCGTCTAAAACAAATGAATAGAGCGCTCAGACCTGCTCGGTGATCTGCCGGAAGTCGGCCATCGTGCGCTGCGCGCCCTCGAACAGCAGGTTGATCTCGTTTGTGGCGACAATCATGTCGGCGCCGAAGGCAAGCGCCTGCTCGCGCACACGGTCCGGCGGCAGACCCATGGCGCCGAACGACTTGCCATGGCGCATGGCGGCCGCACCGATCCTGCGGAAGGCCTGCTGCACGACGTCATGGCCGATATCGCCGACATGGCCGATCGCGGCGGCGAGATCGTTGGAGCCGATCATCAGCCCGTCAATGCCGGCAAGCGCGGCGATATCATCCGCCGCATCAAGCCCGCTCCGGCTCTCGATCATGGCGATGACCCTTGTCGTGGCCTCGGCCTTGGCGATCAGTTCGGCCACCGGCACCGGCTCGAACCCGGTCATCGCCAGCGGCCCGGGCAGTGCCCGGCCGCCGGTCGGCAGGAACCGCGTCTTCTCGACAATCGCGCGCGCCTGCTCGAGCGTATCGACATGGGGCACGATCACGCCGATCGCGCCGCAATCGAGCACGCGCGCAATGTCCGGCGAGGACGGCCCTGTGACACGGGCATAGACCGGCAGGCCGGCAAGCAGGCCAGCCACCGAGATATCGGTCAGGCTGTCGAGGCCGATGCGGCCGTGTTCCATGTCCACGACAATGAAATCGAAACCGGTGCGCCGCGCGACCGCGACCGTTTCGACCGTGTTCATGACACAGATGGCGAGACCGATGGCGGCGGCGCGGGACGAAGGGACATTCTGGTGCATGATCTATCCGGTTTTTGACTGCGACTTGGACCCGACGGGTCGGTTTCTTTATCGGCATCGCAGACGCGATAGGCAATGCAAAAACTGCCTATTATTTATGCATGCCTAAATATAATACACCGGCCTCTGGCGACCCTGCCAAACTCCGCTAAGCTGATCCCCATCGACACGACGCCGATTTCGCGGCGGAGCAAAACTGGAACAGACATGCAAACCGAACTTTCCGTTGCGCAAGAAGATGCGCGGGGCGGAGCATCCCGGCTGCGCGCATTGCCGGGCCTCGCTCTGACACTGCTGCGCCACCTCGTCGACATCGTTGCGGCCTGCCTGTTCATCTATATGGCCTTCGCCATTCTAGTGCAGATTCTCGGCCGCTACGTCTTCAACTACTCGATCGCCGGCACGGAAGAAACCGCGACCTTTGCCCAGATCTGGCTGGTGATGCTCGGCGCCGGCATCGCCATGCGCCACCGCCAGCATGTCGGCGTCGATGTGCTGATCGTGCGCTGCCCGGTCTTTCTGCAGAAGCTCGTCGGCGGCCTTTCCTTCCTGCTCGGCCTCTGGTTTCTGGTGGTCGTCATCAATGGCAGTTTCGGCCTTGTCGCGATCGGCATGATGGTGAAGTCGGCAGCTCTGCGTCTGCCACTCGTCATCCCCTATGCCGCAATTCCGGTGGGCATGACCTATTTCGCGCTCGAATTCACGATCGCCACCCTGCCCGACCTTTTGAGCCGCAAGAAAAACACCGCAAGCGCCGAACACGGAGAACTGCTATGAGCCTTGCTTTTGGCGGTTTTGCCCTCCTGATCTTCTCCGGCATGCCGATCGTGCTGGCGCTTGGCGTGGCAGCGTTGGTCACCATCGTTGCCTTCACCGACGTGCCGCTCACCATCATCGCCCAGCGCGTCTATGGCGGCGTCAATTCCTTTCCGCTGATGGCAATCCCGTTCTTCGTGGCCGCAGGCCTGATCATGGAAGCCGGCGGCATTGCGCGCCGCTTCGTCGAGCTTGCCACCGCGCTGGTCGGCTGGATCACCGGCAGCCTGTTCATGGTGGCGATCGTGACCGGCACCGGCCTTGCCGCGATTTCGGGCTCCGGTTCCGCCGATACGGCGGCGATCAGCTCTATCCTCGTGCCGGAGATGAAGAAGCGCCGCTACAATGTCGATATGGCCGTCTCGATCATCGCGGCTTCAGGCTCCATGGCTTCGATCATTCCGCCGAGCATCGTCATGGTGGTGATCGCGATCACCTCGAACCAGTCGATCGGCGCGATGTTTCTCGGCGGTATCGGCCCCGGAATCCTGATTTCCGCCAGCCTGCTGGTCGGCGCATGGCTTTATGCCAGAAACGGCGGCGAAACCTATCGCGATGCCGAACCCTTCTCGCTGAAGCGCCTGTGGACCGTCTTCGTCGATGCCGTGCCTGCGCTTTTCGTACCGATCATCATCGTCGGCGGCATTGTCGGTGGCGTGTTCACCGCCACCGAGGCCGCCTGCATCGCCGTCTTCGTCACGCTCGGCATTTCCTGTTTCATCTACCGCGAGCTGAAACTTTCGGAACTCGGACCGCTGATCCTGCGCACCGTCAGCCTGTCGGCCGCGGTGCTGATCATCGTCTCGACGGCGAGCATCTTCTCCTGGATCATCGCCTCGCTCGGCGTGACCCGGGCCCTTGACGCCTGGCTGCGCGATGTCGCCGCATCTCCGTTTGCCTTCCTCCTGATCGTCAACCTCCTGCTGCTCGTGGTCGGCATGTTCATGGAGAGCATCTCGGCGATCCTGATCCTGCTGCCGGTGCTGATGCCGATCGCCATCGGCTATGGCATCGATCCGGTCCAGTTCGGCGTGCTGACCGCACTCAACCTGTCGATCGGCCTGATCACGCCGCCCTATGGCATCTGCCTCTATGTCGCTTCCATGGTTGCCGGCAGGCGGATCGAACAGGCGGCATCCAAGGTCTGGCTGCCATTGATACCGATGATCATCGTCCTGCTGCTGACGGCCTTCGTCCCGGCCGTGACGCTGTTCCTGCCCAATCTGGTCTACCGCTGACAAGCGACGTCCCGATCACTCCAACCTGCCCAAAAAACAACAAGGGGAATACCATGAAACACATACCGGCCCTCGGGCTCGCAGCCCTCCTGTGCACCACCGCCATGCCGGCCTTCGCCGCCGATTACGTCTTCAAGATTGCCCACACCAACGCCGCCGACGAGGTGCAGGACAAGGGCCTGCAGCTGATGCGGGACCTGCTCGAGAAAAAGACCGATGGGCGCGCCACCATCGAGATCTTCCCGAACGGCGTGCTTGGCGATGAGGCCCAGCTTGTCGAAAGCACCATGCTTGGCACGCTCGACATGGCGATGACAGCGAACTCGACGATCTCCAACTACATCACCGACTACCGCGTCTTCGACCTGCCCTTCCTGTTCACCAGCATCGAGGCGCTGAGCGACAAGCTGGAAGACGAAGAGGTCTATGCCGCCATGGAGACCTCGGCCGAAACCGCCGGCTTCGAACTGATCGGCGTCTTCTCCTCCGGCATCCGCCACATCATGACCAAGGAGCCGGTTGCAAGCATCGAGGATATTCGGAACCTGAAGATCCGCACGATGCAGAACCCGATCCATGTCGACGCCTTCCGTTCCTTCGGCGCCAACCCGACGCCACTTGCCTATTCCGAGCTTTACGGCGCGCTTCAGAGTGGTGTTGTCGATGGCGCGGAAGGGGCCGCCACCAACTATACCGGCCAGAAGCTCTATGAAGTCGCGCCCGATTTCGCCATTCTCGGCTGGCTGAACATGACGGCCGTGCTGTTCATGAACGAGGGCATGTTTGCCGGCCTGCCGGAAGACATCCAGGTGGCACTGAAGGAAAGCGGCGAGGAAGCAGCCGTGTGGCAGCGCCAGTATGTCGACGACCAGGAGAAGCCGCTGCTTGACGCACTGGTCGAAAATGGCGTTACCATCAGCCATCCGGATCCGGCACCATTCCGCGAGGCCGTCATACCGCTTTACAACGAGATGCTGGAAACTGACAGCCAGAAGGCGCTGTTCGCGCTGGCGACTGAGGACTGATTGAAGAGGCGGCGGCCTATGCCGGCCGCCGCCTCGGGCATCCGGCCCGCCTTGAGGAAAAGGCAGCCCGAGAAGCAATGCCATCGAAAGACGCCCGTCTTGCGCCAATAGGCGTCGGACAGAGAGAATGAGACCGAGGAATTCCGATGACCTTCGACACGATCATCAAGGGCGGCACCATCGTCACCGCCGCCGACGCCTTCATGGCCGATATCGGCATCCGCAATGGCCGGATCGCCGCCATCGGCGAGGCGCTTGAGGGGGCGGGGACCGTCATCGACGCCACCGGCCGCCTCGTCATGCCGGGCGGCATCGACAGCCATGTCCACATCGCCCAGCCCGGCGCGCCCGAAGTGGTGATGGCCGAGGATTTTACGAGCGGCACGATCGCCGCCGCCTTCGGCGGCAACACCACCGTCATGCCGTTCTGCCTGCAGCAGCGGGGCCAGTCGCTGCGCGAGGCGCTGAAGGCCTATCACGCCGAGGCCGAAGGTCGCTGCCATGTCGATGTCAGCTTCCACCTCATCCTCACCGACCCGACTCCCGGCGTGCTCGGGCAGGAACTGCCGGCGCTGGTCGAGGAAGGCTATACTTCGCTCAAGGTGTTCATGACCTATGACGACATGGTGCTGAAGGACCGCGAGTTGCTGGAGGTGATGGCCGCAGCCCGGCGCACCGGCGCCTTCGTCATGGTCCATGCCGAGGGCTATGACACGATCCGCTTCCTCGCAGACGCGCTGGAGGCCGAGGGCAAGACGGCGCCCTATTACCACGGTCCCTCGCGTCCCGTCGCCGTCGAGCGCGAGGCAACCCACCGGGCGATTTCCTTCGCCGAGATCACCGATGTGCCGATCATGATCGTGCATGTCTCCAACCGTCAGGCGATGGAGGAGATCGAGCGCGCCCGAAGGCGTGGCCTCAACATCTACGGCGAGACCTGCCCGCAATATCTGGTGCTGACCGAAGAGGACATGGATGGCGCGGCGATGGAGGGGGCCAAATTCGTCTGCAGCCCGCCGCCGCGCACCACCGAGGACCAGGCCGCCTGCTGGGAAGGCCTGCAGCACGGCATCTTCTCCGTGTTCTCCTCAGACCACTGCCCCTATCGCTTTGCCGAGGATGGCAAGCTGACGGCGAAGGCCCATGATGGCTTCCGCTGGGTGCCGAACGGCATTCCGGGCATCGAGACGCGTCTGCCGATCCTGTTTTCCGAAGGCGTGAAGAAGGGCCGCATCAGCCTCAACCAGTTCGTGGCGCTGACCGCGACCAACCACGCCAAGACCTACGGGCTCTACCCGAAGAAGGGTACGATCGCGGTTGGGGCGGATGCCGATATCGTGCTGTGGGACCCGGAGATGACCCGCACCATCGACCAGGCCGACCTGCATCACGGCTGCGACTACACGCCCTATCAGGGTCTTGAGGTCACAGGCTGGCCGGTGATGACCATGCTGCGCGGACGGGTGGTGACCGATGGCGAGACACTGGTGAACGAAGCACCCGGCGGGGAATATCTCGCCCGCGAGCGGTCGCCGCTGGTCGAGGGCCGACAGGCGCTCTGAGATGACCTTGGCCGGAACGACCACCTCGTTTTTATCATCCATGCAATGAAATTCATTCATTCTTGAGAAGCCGAGAATGCGCTATAGTTTCTCTTTTGGCGAAATCGAGTGGGATGCCGGGGATGAAACGCGAGGAACTTGCCGACCTGACCGTCCTTCTTGCCGTGGTCGAGGAGGGCAATTTCACCCGCGCGGCGGTGCGGCTCGGCATTTCGCAGTCGGCGGTCAGCCATACCATCAGGCGGCTTGAGGCGGCGCTTGGCTTCAGGGCACTGAACCGGACCTCGCGCAGCGTCTCGCTGACCGACATGGGGGAGAAGCTGATCGCCTCGCTGCGCCCCGGCCTTGCACAGATCGAGGAGCGGATCGAGGAACTGCGCTCGATCGGCGACAGGCCGAGCGGGCTTGTCCGCATCACCGCGTCCCTGGCTGCCGTCAGGGCGATTTTGTGGCCGGTGATGACGGAGATTTCGCGCGACTACCCCGATATCCAGATCGAGATCAACACCAACAGCCGGCTCTCGGACCTGGCGGAGGGCCGGTTCGATGCCGCCGTCAGGCTTGCGGAAATGGTCGGGCCGGACCTCATCGCCGTACCGGTCGGGCCGGCCGTGGCGATGGCCGCCGTCGCCTCCCCGGACTATCTTGCCGGCCGCGGCGTGCCCGAACATCCAGACGAGCTTGCCCGCCACGACTGTATCGTCATGCGCTTCGGCGCCAACACCGCGCCCTATGACTGGGAATTCGAAGGCCGCGGCGAGGAAATCGTCCGCAAGGTGTCAGGCCCATTCATCTTCAACGAATCCGAACTCTGCATCAGAGCCGCGCTTGAAGGTTTCGGGATTGCCTACATCCCCCTGCCGGAGGTGGAAACGGAGATTGCAGACGGCAGGCTCCAGCGGGTTCTGGCCGACTGGTGCGAGCCGTTCGAGGGGTTTCACCTCTGCTATTCCAGCCGGCGCCAGATGAGCTCGGCGCTGCGCATCGTCATCGACCGCCTGCGCTACCGCATCGCCGGCACATAATCGGAAGGAAACGCCATGCTGCGCGAAAACATCAACGACCTGATCGCGCTTTCCGTCGTCGCCGAGGAGCGCAGTTTCACCCGCGCGGCGGCAAGGCTGAATGTCTCGCAATCCGCGCTCAGCCACACGATCAAGGCGCTCGAGACCCGGCTGGGTCTTCGGCTTCTGACCCGCACGACACGCTCGGTCTCGCCGACGCTTGAGGGCGAGGATCTGCTGGCGACGCTCGATCCGTGCTTCGAAACGATCGAGGCGCGCCTGCAGGCGCTCACCGACACGCAGGGCGAGCCATCGGGTATCGTCCGGATCGTTTCCACCGATTACGCGATCGAAACGCTGTTGTGGCCCAAGCTTGCGCCCGTCTTGAAGAAACACCCGGCGGTCAAGGTCGAGTTCGTCATGGACTATGGCTACACCGACCTGGCCTCCGCCCAGTGCGATGCCGGCGTGCGCTACGGCGAGCAGGTCAGCGAAGGCATGATCGCCACGCGCATCGGACCGGATGAACGCATGGTCTGCGTCGGAGCCCCGGCCTATTTCGCCGAGCGCGGCACGCCGCAGACGCCACAGGAACTGAGCGAGCACGAATGCGTGAACCTCAGGCTTTCCAACCACGGCGCGCTCTATGGCTGGGAGTTCACCGATCGCGACGGCCGCGAGTTCCGGGTCAAGGTCGAGGGCCAGGCCTGCTTCAACACGATCGCGCCCGTGGCCACGGCGGCGCGCGACGGTTTCGGCCTCGCCTTCGTGCCGGAACGGCTTGTTGCCACGGACATCGCCGCTGGTCGGCTCGCCATCTGCCTTGAGGAGTATTCTCCGTTTTTCCCCGGCATGCATTTTTACTATCCGAGCCGGCAACGCTCGTCTTCGGCCTTCCAGGTCGTCCTTGACGCGCTGCGCGAGCGTGCCTGACAGGCCGTTCATGAGCTGAGATCATAAGTGCATTCAAAAATCCCGTCATTAACTCCGGCTCCCCGGGCACCAGATGAGTGGTGCGACAGACATCGCACCGATCACGATTGGCCCCATAGGAGACCAGATATGAAACGTATCCTCGCAGCCTCTGCATTTGCACTTGCTTCCACTGCCGCCGCCGCCCAGGACCTTTCGACGACCGTGCCCGACGCCGTCGGCCAGGTTGCGCCGGCGCTTCAGGCCTATTCCAGCGACGACCTGATCGGCAAGGTCTGGGAAGGTGAAGAGCTTTCGATGCGTGATCGCGCGCTTGTCACCTTCGCCGCGCTGATGACGATGCACCAGATGGAAGACTTCCCGGCCTTCACCGCGCTGGCGCTCGATGCCGGTGTGGAGCCTGCCGAACTCTCCGAGACCATCACCCACCTCGCCTTCTACACCGGCTGGGGCAATGCGACCGCCGCCGCCGAGGCCATGGCGCCGGTCTATGCGGAGCGCGGCATCGGCGCGGACCAGCTGCCTTCGACCGATCCGGAGCTTCTGCCGCTTGACGAGGAAGCCGAAGCGGCACGCCAGGAAAACGTCTCCGGCAATTACGGCAATGTCAGCCAGGGCGTGGTCGACAATACCGAGCAGCTTCTGTTCCTCGACCTCTGGCTTCGCCCGGACCTTGAGCCGCGCGACCGCAGCATGGTCACCGTTGCCGCGCTGATTGCCGCCGGCCAGCCGGAGCAGATGACCTTCCACCTGAACCGCGCCATGGATAACGGCCTGACCCAGGAAGAGGCCGGCGCGATGCTCTCCCACCTCGCCTTCTACACCGGCTGGCCGCGCGTGTTCTCGGCAATGCCGGTGGCAAAACAGGTCTTCGAAGACCGGGCCGGCTGATCCGGCACGATGAATCGGAAAGGGCGGCCGCGCCCTTTCCGGCATGATCGATGAATATGGTTCATTGATGCTAGGAACGGTTCCACCCTTCCCTCATGCGCCCGGAACTCTATCTTGAGCGCCAAGGAGATCGGTCATGAAGATCGCGATACTGGGCTCGGGCAGAATGGGCGCGGCGCTTGGCCAGTGCTGGAGCGCCTGCGGCCACGACGTCGTCTTTTCCTATTCCCGCAGCGACGGCAAGCTTGCCCGCCTTGCCGATGCATCCGGCGCCGATTGGGCTTCCGTCGGTGACGCGGTCCGCGGAGCGGACGCCATTCTGCTCGCTGTCCACTGGAGCCGCGTCGACGACGTGCTGGATCAGGCCGGCGATCTTTCCGGCATCGTTGCGCTCAACTGTTGTGTGCCGCTCGACGCATCCGACAGCGAACTTGTCGTCGGGATGAACACCTCGGGCGCGGAGGCGCTCGCAAGACGCCGCCCTGATGCACGCTGGATCGGC
Protein-coding sequences here:
- a CDS encoding amino acid ABC transporter ATP-binding protein → MASRTLVSVRGLVKAYGDFTVLHGIDLDIAEGEVVCVVGPSGSGKSTLIRCINRLEDFSKDSVIEIDGLPVERGPSLAQVRAEVGMVFQNFNLFPHMTVVKNVMLAPMRVRRTPSDHARVQALKLLERVGIAEQAEKYPGQLSGGQQQRVAIARALAMEPRVMLFDEPTSALDPEMVGEVLDVMRDLAKTGVTMVVVTHEMGFARQVADRVIFMDGGRIVEAGTPPDIFDSPREQRTRDFLRAVLNH
- a CDS encoding amino acid ABC transporter permease; its protein translation is MDLINTFLNVGVFLDSLPQLLRGLLVTLEIGIVSILAGLAGGLLLAVTRLYAPQFIAFCIRGYIDIFRSIPLLVLLIVVYYALPFVGIRLSAFLSAVTALSLVSAAYTAEIFRAGIEAIPRGQFEASAALGLSERNTMVDVVLPQAIRIVIPPLTNNCINVLKDTALASVVAMPDLLKQATQAQALAANPTPLIGAALIYIVLLWPMVAVVSRLETRFSRGRR
- a CDS encoding transporter substrate-binding domain-containing protein; this translates as MKYALKLTLLSAVAALAAAGAQAADWTVGANIGNVPWEFEDASGTTVGFEVDLVNEIADRLDKTVEFVNTPFNGLFPAVQSGRIDMAVSSITITEKRLESVSFAQPYYDSDQSLSATTSSGISGLGDMDGKVVGVDTGSTGDMWSEGHKDEYGFSDIRRYEGLSPAMLDLAAGRIDGYISDIPAVLYYVKDKPELKVVERIPTGEKYSIMFAKDAPLAADVNGVITAMKEDGTLAEIYENWFGMEPEAGTSTIEVLDMPAAK
- a CDS encoding FadR/GntR family transcriptional regulator, which produces MLNKTLLPQSVARQLQGMIQSGQLADGEKIPSQRALSQKFGISRPSLREALLTLETLGLVKTEPGRGTFVTRNRQQNAGEAEAWRYADSYSVFDVFQTRIMLEGEIARLSAGRLTHHQLDLMEQATATMEESWERQDLIANVEADLEFHGTIVSACANAMLRSLYADVRDKLTETQRQPIPRTDPERMKASVGEHRIIIAALRAGDGEAAGNEMQQHIRNTAQCAGLRP
- a CDS encoding DUF3830 family protein, encoding MKLKITAGPFVFDAVLETESAPETCRSFAAHLPFKSQVVHVRWSGEGVWIPLGTKDFGVGYENHTSYPAPGQIVLYPGGISETEILLAYGGVHFASKMGQLAGNHFITITSNLDKLAELGKMTLWEGAQDIVFERAG
- a CDS encoding LysR family transcriptional regulator, whose translation is MNLRQLEIFHAVMASGTTVGAAEALGMSQPAVSNAIRHLESVVGFALFERISNRLVATEEAKLLYARAEPIFQLQQTVNQSAADIKAGHIGRIRVVATSEVTESLVPMAMREFLERFPEVFVVLDTKPLHNVLEAVEAGIADVGFAIDPGERHSLILQPIDELRTVCVCAADSPLSSLPFVTPQDLARERLICPLSGTRIAMLLEEAFRKSAIPYEPKVEVRFLNAAARIVQEGWGAALLDEVTATSGHYSDLTVLPFEPRIPRPLTAILPRNHAVSRHSREFVKIFTLTTGTRIAEIRS
- a CDS encoding HpcH/HpaI aldolase family protein; amino-acid sequence: MHQNVPSSRAAAIGLAICVMNTVETVAVARRTGFDFIVVDMEHGRIGLDSLTDISVAGLLAGLPVYARVTGPSSPDIARVLDCGAIGVIVPHVDTLEQARAIVEKTRFLPTGGRALPGPLAMTGFEPVPVAELIAKAEATTRVIAMIESRSGLDAADDIAALAGIDGLMIGSNDLAAAIGHVGDIGHDVVQQAFRRIGAAAMRHGKSFGAMGLPPDRVREQALAFGADMIVATNEINLLFEGAQRTMADFRQITEQV
- a CDS encoding TRAP transporter small permease, with the protein product MQTELSVAQEDARGGASRLRALPGLALTLLRHLVDIVAACLFIYMAFAILVQILGRYVFNYSIAGTEETATFAQIWLVMLGAGIAMRHRQHVGVDVLIVRCPVFLQKLVGGLSFLLGLWFLVVVINGSFGLVAIGMMVKSAALRLPLVIPYAAIPVGMTYFALEFTIATLPDLLSRKKNTASAEHGELL